In one window of Candidatus Hydrogenedens sp. DNA:
- the recR gene encoding recombination mediator RecR, whose amino-acid sequence MLLHNKLFEDLVNTFRRLPGVGKKTAERYALYILSSGEEDVSEFVRVVSDVRSKIKRCSECQDFSETDPCSICLSTDRDGQLLCVVEKPSGVVAIERSGGYRGKYYVLNGLVSPLDGIGPEELGLSRLFHRVKSGGVREVIIATGATSEGEATALYIAHQLKPLGIKVSRIAHGVPMGAGLELTDEYTLRQALEWRKPLD is encoded by the coding sequence ATGTTACTCCATAATAAACTTTTTGAAGACTTAGTGAATACATTCCGCCGATTACCTGGGGTAGGTAAAAAAACAGCAGAGCGTTATGCTTTATATATTCTGTCTTCTGGTGAAGAAGATGTGTCTGAATTTGTAAGGGTCGTTTCGGATGTCCGTAGCAAGATAAAACGGTGTTCAGAATGCCAGGATTTTAGTGAGACCGACCCATGTTCTATTTGTTTATCCACAGATAGAGATGGACAATTACTTTGTGTTGTCGAAAAACCATCTGGAGTTGTTGCAATTGAACGTTCAGGGGGTTATCGGGGGAAATATTATGTGTTAAATGGATTAGTAAGTCCGTTGGATGGAATTGGTCCGGAAGAGTTAGGCTTATCGCGATTGTTCCATCGTGTAAAATCAGGAGGTGTTCGTGAGGTGATTATTGCTACGGGTGCAACAAGTGAAGGGGAAGCAACCGCTTTATATATTGCACATCAATTAAAGCCATTAGGGATAAAAGTCAGCCGTATTGCCCATGGTGTACCTATGGGAGCAGGGTTGGAACTCACAGATGAATACACCTTACGACAAGCATTGGAATGGCGTAAACCTTTGGATTGA
- the def gene encoding peptide deformylase gives MAILDLVLYPDEPLTSVAEPFDRINSEVMDLAQDMFETMVAYEGVGLAGPQVGISKQIIVVHEPESKPMCLINPSLIIQGERIESEEGCLSLPKIYAVVPRASRIKVKAYSPRGKKLEFEAEDFLARIIQHEYDHLQGLMFLDRVDIITREEKYQEWFEIRKKLFSEIQQD, from the coding sequence ATGGCGATTTTAGATTTAGTTTTATACCCTGATGAGCCTTTAACATCTGTTGCGGAACCATTTGACCGTATTAACTCAGAAGTTATGGACTTAGCCCAAGACATGTTTGAGACAATGGTGGCGTATGAAGGAGTTGGGCTTGCGGGTCCACAGGTAGGTATTTCGAAACAGATTATTGTTGTTCATGAGCCCGAAAGTAAGCCTATGTGTCTAATTAATCCGTCTCTTATTATTCAAGGGGAACGGATTGAAAGTGAAGAAGGTTGCCTTAGTCTTCCGAAGATATATGCTGTAGTTCCTCGAGCATCCCGTATTAAAGTCAAAGCATATAGCCCTCGAGGGAAAAAATTAGAGTTTGAAGCGGAGGATTTTTTAGCTCGGATTATCCAGCATGAGTATGACCATCTACAGGGGCTAATGTTCCTTGACCGAGTTGACATTATTACCCGTGAAGAAAAGTATCAGGAATGGTTTGAGATTCGGAAGAAACTTTTCTCCGAGATACAACAAGATTAA